A DNA window from Stenotrophomonas indicatrix contains the following coding sequences:
- the egtD gene encoding L-histidine N(alpha)-methyltransferase: MSTVQDALQALTDLTPGRQQILADAVAGLSHASRQLPSKYFYDARGSRLFEQITHTREYYPTRTELALLDRVLPEIAQAVGPRVHVVELGSGSGRKTARLLAALQDPVAYTPIEISRAALLSSIDHLAPALPDVEMLPVCADFTRPVQVPASERPAARRLLFFPGSTLGNFADEDAIALLRAMRQTMGKHGLALVGIDLHKDPALIEAAYNDADGVTAAFTLNLLARLNREVGSDFDLDGFRHRARYSTARLRIETDLVSQREQDVHLDGRTFHFSAGEPIRVEYSHKYTDASFGHLLQQAGLEVAASWNADDPAYGLRLLRPSP, translated from the coding sequence ATGAGTACCGTCCAGGATGCGCTGCAGGCGCTGACCGACCTTACCCCCGGCCGCCAGCAGATCCTTGCCGACGCCGTGGCGGGGTTGTCGCACGCCTCACGGCAGCTGCCTTCCAAGTACTTCTACGACGCACGCGGCTCGCGCTTGTTCGAGCAGATCACCCACACCCGCGAGTACTACCCCACACGCACCGAACTGGCCCTGCTGGATCGGGTGTTGCCGGAGATCGCGCAGGCGGTGGGGCCGCGCGTGCATGTGGTCGAACTGGGCAGCGGCAGCGGCCGCAAGACCGCGCGCCTGCTGGCTGCCCTGCAGGACCCGGTGGCCTACACACCCATCGAGATCTCGCGCGCGGCGTTGCTGTCCAGCATCGACCACCTGGCCCCGGCGCTGCCGGACGTGGAAATGCTGCCGGTGTGTGCCGACTTCACCCGCCCTGTGCAGGTCCCCGCGTCCGAGCGGCCTGCCGCGCGCCGGCTGCTGTTCTTCCCGGGCTCCACGCTGGGCAACTTCGCCGATGAGGATGCGATCGCGCTGCTGCGCGCAATGCGCCAGACCATGGGCAAGCACGGCCTGGCCCTGGTCGGCATCGATCTGCACAAGGACCCGGCACTGATCGAGGCCGCCTACAACGACGCCGACGGTGTCACCGCCGCCTTCACCCTGAACCTGCTGGCGCGTCTCAACCGCGAGGTCGGCAGCGATTTCGATCTCGACGGTTTCCGTCACCGGGCCCGTTACAGCACCGCACGCCTGCGCATCGAAACCGATCTGGTCAGCCAGCGCGAGCAGGACGTGCATCTCGACGGCCGTACCTTCCACTTCAGCGCTGGCGAACCGATCCGCGTGGAGTACAGCCACAAGTACACCGATGCCAGCTTCGGCCACCTGCTGCAGCAGGCAGGGCTGGAGGTGGCGGCATCCTGGAACGCGGACGATCCCGCCTATGGCCTGCGCCTCCTGCGCCCCTCACCCTAG
- a CDS encoding ATP-binding protein, producing MAISKHTPALFNEGLPDPRLQQFRMRRLQVHNWGTFNGLTEVPIAERGFLFVGRSGSGKSTLLDAMSALLTPPAIVDFNAAAREAERSGRDRNLVSYVRGAWADQQDSGTGEIATQYLRKGATWTALVLEYRAGDGRVVSLVRLLWIAGSSTSAGDVRKHYMIAERPFDIAKDLGGFDLDLRKLKQKLADVHHFDTFSGYAERFRHLLGIDNEMALRLLHKTQSAKNLGDLNVFLRDFMLDTPKTFDAAERLVSDFAELDGAHQAVVTARRQVETLQPAREHYGDLQAMSRRRGDDEALKLGIDSFRESRRQLLIEARLREMDTRDRGLLGEEAQRRAALDNHTERLAELELQRRQQGGERIEELEREQGRAEAERDRRLAKQAQARDAAQKLQAALPEDAHGFAELVEQAQSELEDRQRASSALDDAISERLGGKRDDERRFSEVRGELEAMQRTPSSIPAPMQKLRARLAEETGISEAALPFVGELIQVRSEEQSWQGAIERVLGGFAQSLLVDDKHYNDVAEWVNRTHLGMRFTYYRVRRNDDAFAREPSAKSLLHKLELRDHVFESWLRRELGKRFDYECVDAKQLRNVDRGITREGQVKHPGDRFEKDDRSAVNDRRRWLLGFSNRDKLAVFEKEAQELAARIASCDTDIARLRSQRDRDNERRLACHQLVGISWNEIDVAAPQQRLADIEASLHALREGNADLARIAQQIDATRADIEQARRTYEDTRVERGQLVRERDRLDRARQQSRALVLPALAEDQEAGLAERLQEQGPLSLETLEAHMRQVSNALNEQLSSSQQDVNRIENLLLGCFRRFIQQWPEESGDFTVSVASAEDFLARLERLERDGLPQHEERFFDLLQNQSKNNLLALQRHSAEARKSIGQRLDEVNASLEQVPFNRGTLLTIELNDRRLPEVQEFHQQLREVLSQQQTEQRDLAETQFTVLRQLVNRLGSQEGEDKRWREVVLDVRLHVEFIGVELDVETRQQVEIYRSGAGKSGGQRQKLATTCLAAALRYQLGGADSQLPSYAAVVLDEAFDKADNEFTALAMNIFDNFGFQMVVATPLKSVMTLEPFIGGACFVEISGRHDSGVLLIEYDEEGKRLKLPERSRQQADEPEEAEA from the coding sequence ATGGCCATTTCCAAGCACACTCCCGCCCTGTTCAACGAAGGCCTGCCGGACCCGCGCCTGCAGCAGTTCCGCATGCGCCGCCTGCAGGTGCACAACTGGGGCACCTTCAACGGCCTGACCGAAGTGCCGATCGCCGAGCGCGGCTTCCTGTTCGTCGGCCGCTCCGGTTCGGGCAAGTCGACCCTGCTCGATGCCATGTCCGCCCTGCTGACGCCACCGGCCATCGTCGACTTCAACGCCGCAGCGCGTGAAGCCGAACGCAGCGGCCGCGACCGCAACCTGGTGTCCTACGTGCGCGGCGCGTGGGCCGACCAGCAGGACAGTGGCACCGGTGAAATCGCCACCCAGTACCTGCGCAAGGGCGCGACCTGGACCGCGCTGGTGCTGGAGTACCGCGCCGGCGATGGCCGCGTGGTCAGCCTGGTACGCCTGCTCTGGATTGCCGGCAGCAGCACCTCCGCCGGTGACGTGCGCAAGCACTACATGATTGCCGAACGTCCGTTCGACATCGCCAAGGATCTGGGCGGCTTCGATCTGGACCTGCGCAAGCTCAAGCAGAAGTTGGCCGACGTCCATCACTTCGACACGTTCTCCGGCTATGCCGAACGCTTCCGCCACCTGCTCGGCATCGACAACGAGATGGCGCTGCGGCTGCTGCACAAGACGCAGTCGGCGAAGAACCTGGGTGACCTGAACGTCTTCCTGCGCGACTTCATGCTCGACACGCCGAAGACCTTCGACGCTGCCGAACGACTGGTCAGCGATTTCGCCGAACTCGATGGCGCACACCAGGCCGTGGTCACCGCGCGGCGTCAGGTCGAAACCCTGCAGCCGGCGCGCGAGCACTATGGCGATCTGCAGGCGATGAGTCGCCGTCGCGGCGACGACGAAGCGCTCAAGCTCGGCATCGACAGCTTCCGCGAAAGCCGCCGCCAGTTGCTGATCGAAGCACGCCTGCGCGAGATGGACACGCGCGATCGTGGCCTGCTGGGCGAAGAAGCGCAGCGTCGAGCGGCGCTGGACAACCACACCGAACGACTGGCCGAGCTGGAACTGCAGCGCCGCCAGCAGGGTGGTGAGCGCATCGAGGAACTGGAACGCGAGCAGGGCCGCGCCGAAGCCGAACGTGATCGCCGCCTGGCCAAGCAGGCGCAGGCGCGTGACGCCGCACAGAAGCTGCAGGCCGCGCTGCCCGAGGATGCACATGGCTTCGCCGAGCTGGTGGAGCAGGCGCAGTCCGAACTGGAAGACCGTCAGCGTGCGTCGAGCGCCCTGGACGACGCCATCAGCGAACGGTTGGGCGGCAAGCGCGACGACGAGCGACGCTTCTCCGAAGTGCGTGGCGAACTGGAGGCGATGCAGCGCACACCCTCCAGCATTCCTGCGCCGATGCAGAAGCTGCGCGCACGCCTGGCCGAAGAAACCGGCATCTCCGAAGCGGCCCTGCCGTTCGTCGGCGAACTGATCCAGGTCCGCTCGGAAGAGCAGAGCTGGCAGGGCGCGATCGAGCGCGTGCTCGGTGGTTTCGCGCAATCGCTGCTGGTCGATGACAAGCACTACAACGACGTCGCCGAGTGGGTGAACCGCACCCACCTGGGGATGCGCTTCACCTACTACCGCGTGCGTCGCAATGATGATGCGTTCGCCCGCGAACCGTCCGCCAAGTCGCTGCTGCACAAGCTGGAACTGCGCGATCACGTGTTCGAAAGCTGGCTGCGCCGCGAGCTGGGCAAGCGCTTCGACTACGAGTGCGTGGACGCCAAGCAGCTGCGCAACGTCGACCGCGGCATCACCCGCGAAGGCCAGGTCAAGCATCCGGGCGATCGTTTCGAGAAGGACGACCGCAGTGCGGTCAATGATCGCCGCCGCTGGCTGCTGGGCTTCAGCAACCGCGACAAGCTGGCCGTCTTCGAGAAGGAAGCCCAGGAGCTGGCCGCCCGTATCGCCAGCTGCGATACCGACATCGCGCGCCTGCGCAGCCAGCGTGACCGCGACAACGAACGTCGCCTGGCCTGCCACCAGCTGGTGGGCATCAGCTGGAACGAAATCGACGTCGCCGCGCCGCAGCAGCGCCTGGCCGACATCGAGGCCAGCCTGCACGCCCTGCGCGAAGGCAATGCCGACCTGGCCAGGATCGCCCAGCAGATCGACGCCACCCGCGCCGATATCGAGCAGGCCCGCCGCACTTACGAAGACACCCGCGTCGAGCGCGGCCAGCTGGTGCGCGAACGCGACCGCCTGGACCGTGCCCGCCAGCAGAGCCGTGCACTGGTCCTGCCAGCGCTGGCCGAAGACCAGGAGGCCGGCCTGGCCGAGCGCCTGCAGGAGCAGGGCCCGCTCAGCCTGGAAACGCTGGAAGCGCACATGCGCCAGGTCAGCAACGCGCTGAACGAACAGCTCTCGTCTTCGCAGCAGGACGTCAACCGCATCGAGAACCTGCTGCTGGGCTGCTTCCGTCGCTTCATCCAGCAGTGGCCGGAAGAATCGGGCGACTTCACCGTGTCGGTGGCCTCGGCCGAGGATTTCCTCGCTCGCCTCGAACGCCTTGAACGCGATGGCCTGCCGCAGCACGAAGAACGCTTCTTCGACCTGCTGCAGAACCAGAGCAAGAACAACCTGCTCGCGCTGCAGCGTCACAGCGCGGAGGCCCGCAAGTCGATCGGCCAGCGCCTGGACGAAGTCAACGCCAGCCTGGAGCAGGTGCCTTTCAACCGTGGCACCCTGCTGACCATCGAACTGAACGACCGGCGCCTGCCGGAAGTGCAGGAGTTCCACCAGCAGCTGCGCGAGGTGTTGTCGCAGCAGCAGACCGAGCAGCGCGACCTGGCGGAAACGCAGTTCACCGTCCTGCGCCAGCTGGTCAACCGCCTCGGCTCGCAGGAAGGCGAAGACAAGCGCTGGCGCGAAGTGGTGCTGGACGTACGCCTGCACGTGGAGTTCATCGGCGTGGAGCTGGATGTGGAAACGCGCCAGCAGGTCGAGATCTACCGCAGCGGCGCCGGCAAATCCGGTGGCCAGCGGCAGAAGCTGGCCACCACCTGCCTGGCGGCGGCGCTGCGCTACCAGCTCGGCGGCGCCGACAGCCAGCTGCCCAGCTACGCCGCAGTCGTGCTCGACGAAGCCTTCGACAAGGCCGACAACGAGTTCACCGCGCTGGCGATGAACATCTTCGACAACTTCGGTTTCCAGATGGTGGTGGCCACCCCGCTGAAATCGGTGATGACGCTGGAACCGTTCATCGGTGGCGCCTGCTTCGTCGAGATCAGTGGCCGCCACGATTCGGGCGTGCTGCTCATCGAGTACGACGAAGAAGGCAAGCGCCTGAAGCTGCCGGAGCGCAGCCGCCAGCAGGCCGACGAACCGGAAGAAGCCGAAGCCTGA
- a CDS encoding DUF4194 domain-containing protein translates to MSWHEDPIDAPHADLAEDAYQAEPVATVAQPRRGNDVYYMGDTGRLPLDARRALCQLLIGPSIDQLRHAKLWPALIRSEAGIRSALSDLFLELVLDRDSGVAFTRQADTEDVDAPVLLRTSPLTFIDSVLLLYLRQQLGEADARGNRAVVADAEMAEALAIYEKNLSTDRAGFNRRVASAVQKMKDNHILTRLGGQEDRHEVSPALKLLFSAEDVSQLSAVYRQLRETPAAEA, encoded by the coding sequence ATGAGCTGGCATGAAGACCCCATCGACGCACCGCATGCCGACCTGGCCGAAGACGCTTACCAGGCCGAACCGGTGGCGACCGTGGCCCAGCCCCGCCGCGGCAACGACGTCTACTACATGGGCGATACCGGCCGCCTGCCGCTGGATGCGCGCCGCGCGCTGTGCCAGCTGCTGATCGGCCCCAGCATCGACCAGCTGCGTCACGCCAAGCTGTGGCCGGCACTGATCCGCAGCGAAGCCGGTATCCGTTCGGCGCTGTCGGACCTGTTCCTGGAACTGGTGCTCGACCGTGACAGTGGCGTGGCGTTCACCCGCCAGGCCGACACCGAAGATGTCGATGCACCGGTACTGCTGCGCACCTCGCCGCTGACCTTCATCGATTCGGTGCTGCTGCTGTACCTGCGCCAGCAGCTGGGCGAAGCCGATGCGCGTGGCAACCGCGCCGTGGTCGCCGATGCTGAAATGGCCGAAGCACTGGCCATCTACGAAAAGAACCTGTCCACCGACCGCGCCGGCTTCAACCGCCGTGTCGCCTCGGCGGTGCAGAAGATGAAGGACAACCACATCCTGACCCGCCTCGGCGGCCAGGAAGATCGCCACGAAGTCTCGCCGGCGTTGAAGCTGCTGTTCTCCGCCGAAGACGTATCCCAGCTGTCGGCGGTTTACCGCCAGCTGCGCGAAACCCCGGCCGCTGAAGCCTGA
- a CDS encoding benzoate/H(+) symporter BenE family transporter, which produces MDTKVRQGWWRDLSMPAIVAGFITVLVGFASSAVIVFQAAQAVGADQAHIASWMWALGLGMGVTCIGLSLRYRVPMVTAWSTPGAAMLVVGAGGASLSEATGAFLLAAVLGMLAGFSGVFARLMKRVPMALAAGMLAGVLLRFGLDVFVAMNTQRVLALAMFATWLLGRRLFPRYAVIATLLVGIAIAASQGLLHAQQVHLQLAAPQWVTPSLSWTAMVGIALPLFVVTMASQNIPGVAVMRASGYDAPVSPVIGWIGVVNTLLAPFGAYALNLAAITAAICMGRDAHEDPARRYTAAMAAGAFYIVIGLFGATVAALFAAFPKELVACVAGIALFGTIGNSLASALAVERDREAALVTFLVTASGMTLAGVGSAFWGLVAGTLCLWVLRPRSPAQ; this is translated from the coding sequence ATGGACACGAAGGTACGACAGGGATGGTGGCGCGATCTTTCGATGCCGGCGATCGTCGCCGGCTTCATCACCGTGCTGGTCGGCTTCGCCAGCTCGGCGGTGATCGTGTTCCAGGCCGCGCAGGCCGTGGGTGCCGACCAGGCCCACATCGCCTCGTGGATGTGGGCGCTGGGGCTGGGCATGGGCGTGACCTGCATCGGCCTGTCACTACGCTACCGGGTGCCGATGGTCACCGCATGGTCGACGCCGGGGGCGGCGATGCTGGTCGTCGGTGCGGGTGGTGCCTCTCTGTCCGAGGCCACCGGTGCGTTCCTGCTTGCGGCAGTGCTGGGCATGCTCGCTGGCTTCTCGGGAGTGTTCGCCCGGCTGATGAAACGCGTGCCCATGGCCCTGGCCGCCGGCATGCTGGCCGGTGTACTGCTGCGCTTCGGGCTGGACGTGTTCGTGGCGATGAACACCCAGCGCGTGCTGGCATTGGCCATGTTCGCTACGTGGCTGCTGGGCCGCCGCCTCTTCCCCCGCTATGCGGTGATCGCCACCCTGCTGGTCGGCATCGCCATCGCTGCCAGCCAGGGTCTGCTGCATGCACAGCAGGTGCACCTGCAACTGGCGGCACCGCAATGGGTCACTCCCTCGCTGTCGTGGACGGCGATGGTCGGCATCGCCCTGCCCCTGTTCGTGGTCACCATGGCGTCGCAGAACATTCCCGGTGTGGCGGTGATGCGCGCCTCCGGCTACGACGCGCCGGTGTCACCGGTGATCGGCTGGATCGGCGTGGTCAACACGCTGCTGGCGCCCTTCGGTGCCTACGCATTGAACCTGGCCGCCATCACCGCGGCGATCTGCATGGGCCGTGATGCCCACGAAGACCCGGCACGGCGCTACACGGCGGCGATGGCGGCCGGCGCCTTCTATATCGTCATCGGCCTGTTCGGGGCCACCGTAGCGGCCCTGTTCGCTGCCTTTCCCAAGGAACTGGTGGCCTGTGTGGCCGGCATCGCCCTGTTCGGCACCATCGGCAACAGCCTGGCCAGCGCATTGGCGGTGGAGCGCGACCGCGAGGCCGCGCTGGTCACTTTCCTGGTGACCGCCTCGGGCATGACGCTGGCCGGTGTCGGTTCTGCGTTCTGGGGCCTGGTCGCCGGAACGCTCTGCCTGTGGGTGCTGCGGCCGCGTTCGCCGGCTCAGTGA
- a CDS encoding DUF2628 domain-containing protein: MSTLDPQTSPGSENPYLAPGADADVGTALEDADYLTLVVGPNAAAYRRFWHVDSALPKPPRRWNWPAFLFGILWMVHRRMYLAAIGFYLVTTLLPILMLLADAGIPQIAFGMLLPRIALAIFANALYLRHCSRLLARVQATHAGQPNRIRAELLRRGGTRASAVVVCLGLIYALRYITQGLLQTYH, translated from the coding sequence ATGAGCACCCTCGATCCGCAGACCTCGCCCGGTAGCGAGAATCCCTATCTGGCGCCCGGCGCTGACGCCGATGTAGGCACTGCACTGGAAGATGCCGACTACCTGACGCTGGTGGTCGGGCCCAATGCCGCCGCCTACCGTCGTTTCTGGCATGTGGACAGTGCGCTGCCGAAGCCTCCGCGCCGCTGGAACTGGCCCGCCTTCCTGTTCGGCATCCTGTGGATGGTGCATCGCCGGATGTACCTGGCCGCCATCGGCTTCTACCTGGTCACCACGCTGCTGCCGATCCTGATGCTGCTGGCCGACGCGGGCATACCGCAGATCGCCTTTGGCATGCTGCTCCCGCGTATCGCCCTGGCCATTTTCGCCAACGCCCTGTACCTGCGCCATTGCAGCCGTCTGCTGGCGAGGGTGCAGGCGACCCACGCCGGCCAGCCGAACCGCATCCGCGCCGAGCTGCTTCGCCGTGGTGGCACCCGCGCCTCGGCCGTGGTGGTCTGCCTGGGCCTGATCTACGCGCTGCGTTACATCACCCAGGGCCTCCTGCAGACCTATCACTGA
- the egtB gene encoding ergothioneine biosynthesis protein EgtB, translating to MDSVPAAVAAPQRDLARHFTHVRGRSVQLAAPLSPEDALLQSMADASPAKWHLAHTTWFFERFVLASQPGYTPWDPAWDYLFNSYYKSLGPAHARPQRGLLSRPSLQQVHAYRQHVDEQVLAGLRDGDLGSDALQHLQLGLQHEQQHQELLLTDIKHAFWCNPLQPPYREDLPIAVSALGTQGWVEQGERIVSIGASAWPQHTAFAYDNESPVHRVLLPAHAIAERPLSNAEYRAFIDAGGYRDPRWWLSEGWALREAEQWQHPLYWDDDLLREFTLGGWRELDPHAPVCHLSYYEADACARWAGARLPTEFEWEAVAASQPVEGHFADDDHLHPMAGQGDGLRQLFGDVWEWTSSAYGAYPGFRPFAGNLGEYNGKFMCGQWVLRGGSCATPRGHVRASYRNFFMPPARWQFSGLRLARDLS from the coding sequence ATGGACAGCGTACCCGCCGCCGTCGCTGCCCCGCAGCGTGACCTCGCCCGCCACTTCACCCATGTGCGGGGGCGCAGCGTGCAGCTGGCCGCACCCCTCAGCCCGGAAGACGCCCTGCTGCAGAGCATGGCCGATGCCAGCCCGGCCAAGTGGCACCTGGCCCACACCACCTGGTTCTTCGAACGCTTCGTGCTGGCCAGCCAGCCCGGCTACACACCCTGGGATCCGGCTTGGGACTATCTGTTCAACAGTTACTACAAGAGTCTCGGCCCCGCCCACGCACGGCCTCAGCGCGGGTTGCTGTCGCGGCCCTCGCTGCAGCAGGTCCACGCCTACCGCCAGCATGTGGATGAGCAGGTGCTGGCAGGACTGCGCGATGGCGATCTCGGCAGCGACGCCCTGCAGCACCTGCAGCTCGGGTTGCAGCACGAACAACAGCACCAGGAGCTGCTGCTCACCGACATCAAGCATGCCTTCTGGTGCAATCCGCTACAGCCGCCGTACCGCGAAGACCTGCCCATCGCCGTCAGCGCCCTCGGCACGCAGGGTTGGGTCGAACAGGGCGAACGCATCGTCAGCATCGGTGCGTCCGCCTGGCCGCAGCACACGGCCTTCGCCTATGACAATGAATCGCCCGTGCATCGCGTGCTGCTTCCTGCGCATGCCATCGCCGAACGCCCGCTCAGCAACGCCGAGTACCGCGCCTTCATCGACGCCGGCGGCTACCGCGATCCGCGCTGGTGGCTGAGCGAAGGCTGGGCGCTGCGCGAGGCCGAGCAGTGGCAGCATCCGCTGTACTGGGATGACGACCTGCTGCGCGAGTTCACCCTCGGTGGCTGGCGCGAGCTCGATCCGCATGCGCCGGTCTGTCATCTCAGTTACTACGAAGCCGATGCCTGCGCACGCTGGGCCGGCGCCCGCCTGCCCACCGAATTCGAATGGGAAGCGGTCGCCGCCTCGCAGCCGGTCGAAGGCCACTTCGCCGATGACGACCATCTGCACCCGATGGCAGGGCAGGGCGACGGACTGCGCCAGTTGTTCGGCGACGTGTGGGAATGGACCAGCAGCGCCTATGGCGCCTATCCCGGCTTCCGTCCCTTCGCCGGCAACCTCGGCGAATACAACGGCAAATTCATGTGTGGCCAGTGGGTCCTGCGCGGTGGCAGCTGCGCCACGCCGCGCGGCCATGTACGGGCCAGCTACCGCAACTTCTTCATGCCACCGGCGCGTTGGCAGTTCTCAGGCCTGCGCCTGGCAAGGGATCTTTCATGA
- a CDS encoding YchJ family metal-binding protein, translating into MSRTAPDPCPCGLAADYAACCGRFHAGAAAPDAERLMRSRYSAYVRHLSDYLRATWHPDTRPAELSLDDAPGQRTQWLGLTVQDHQVTGSDSAEVRFTARYRVGGGSAVKMTEHSRFLRVEGRWYYLDAV; encoded by the coding sequence ATGAGCCGAACCGCCCCCGATCCCTGTCCCTGTGGCCTGGCCGCCGACTACGCTGCCTGCTGCGGGCGCTTCCATGCCGGCGCCGCCGCGCCGGATGCCGAGCGCCTGATGCGCTCGCGCTACAGCGCCTATGTGCGCCACCTGTCGGACTACCTGCGTGCCACCTGGCACCCGGACACCCGTCCGGCAGAACTGTCGCTCGATGATGCCCCCGGCCAGCGTACCCAATGGCTGGGCCTGACCGTGCAGGACCACCAGGTGACTGGCAGCGACAGCGCCGAGGTCCGCTTCACCGCCCGTTACCGCGTCGGTGGCGGCAGCGCGGTGAAAATGACCGAGCACAGCCGCTTCCTGCGGGTCGAGGGTCGCTGGTACTACCTCGACGCCGTCTGA
- a CDS encoding GGDEF domain-containing protein has translation MSHHPLRQPVHYLFVLPAVLVALVLWASLESDDVGRAGQRILPWLLACLGAGLALLYNQVRTLCLLLLVALAFAVLHQDLGHYLREGRVTALTPLRFHAISTWLPLLFAVHALWPERGRRRQDLLLRATISGVAVAIFILLAVQQPQGMHDLLSNRHFLWIPSDWNALAQLPAVLFLLATAALGWQAWRQPRPLHTAMLLALLCLWWMLPRIFLQPALLPALSVAALLLMLGATLQESFHMAFGDELTGLPGRRAFNETLKRATGTYSIAMIDVDHFKKFNDTHGHDTGDDVLKLVASRLSRVGDGGRAFRYGGEEFAVVFLDRPASACVDAVEALRQGIEQSRMQLRDRSTRTRDDTLGQQQRGRGGGGAVVQVTVSIGLADSRVDRRPAGVVKAADQALYAAKEEGRNRVCAHGGQRVLAVRGSHAQTASR, from the coding sequence GTGTCCCATCATCCGCTTCGACAGCCTGTGCACTATCTGTTCGTGCTGCCCGCCGTGCTGGTCGCGCTGGTGCTGTGGGCGAGCCTGGAAAGTGATGATGTCGGCCGCGCCGGGCAGCGCATCCTGCCGTGGTTGCTGGCCTGCCTGGGTGCAGGGCTGGCGCTGCTGTACAACCAGGTGCGCACGCTGTGCCTGTTGCTGCTGGTGGCGCTGGCCTTCGCGGTGCTGCACCAGGACCTTGGGCACTACCTGCGCGAGGGCCGGGTGACGGCGTTGACGCCACTGCGCTTCCACGCGATCTCGACCTGGCTGCCGTTGCTGTTCGCCGTCCATGCGTTGTGGCCCGAACGTGGCCGCCGCCGCCAGGACCTGCTGCTGAGGGCCACGATCAGTGGTGTTGCGGTGGCGATCTTCATCCTGCTTGCCGTACAGCAGCCGCAGGGCATGCACGACCTGCTGTCGAACCGGCACTTCCTCTGGATACCGAGCGACTGGAACGCGCTGGCGCAGCTGCCTGCCGTGCTGTTCCTGCTGGCCACCGCTGCGCTGGGATGGCAGGCGTGGCGCCAGCCGCGGCCGCTGCATACGGCGATGCTGCTGGCCCTGCTGTGCCTGTGGTGGATGCTGCCGCGGATCTTCCTGCAGCCGGCACTGCTGCCGGCGCTGAGCGTAGCGGCACTGCTGCTGATGCTGGGCGCGACCCTACAGGAGTCCTTCCACATGGCCTTCGGCGACGAGCTGACCGGCCTGCCCGGTCGCCGTGCGTTCAACGAGACCCTCAAGCGCGCCACCGGCACTTACAGCATCGCGATGATCGATGTGGATCATTTCAAGAAATTCAACGACACCCACGGCCACGACACCGGCGATGACGTGCTGAAACTGGTGGCCTCACGGTTGTCGCGGGTGGGCGACGGCGGCCGTGCGTTCCGTTATGGCGGCGAGGAATTCGCCGTGGTTTTCCTCGACCGCCCGGCATCGGCCTGCGTGGATGCGGTGGAGGCGCTGCGACAGGGCATCGAGCAGAGCCGCATGCAACTGCGCGACCGCAGCACGCGCACCCGCGACGATACGCTCGGCCAGCAGCAGCGCGGGCGCGGCGGTGGCGGTGCGGTGGTGCAGGTAACCGTCAGCATCGGCCTGGCCGACAGCCGGGTCGATCGGCGCCCTGCCGGGGTGGTCAAAGCGGCCGACCAGGCGCTGTATGCGGCCAAGGAGGAAGGCCGCAACCGCGTGTGCGCGCATGGCGGCCAGCGCGTGCTGGCCGTGCGCGGCAGCCACGCTCAGACGGCGTCGAGGTAG
- a CDS encoding sulfite exporter TauE/SafE family protein produces MLELIPPELWWLVVIAFIAGLVDAAVGGGGLVQLPGLFTVLPQQTPAMLFGTNKFSSMFGTGAAAWRYARNVRFPWKPVLFAAGTAFVFSFLGATAVSLLPKDAVRPLVLVLLVAMLAYTLWKKDFGALHRPQDIGRRELVIALAIGAAIGFYDGFFGPGTGSFLIFLFVRFFGLDFLRASAASKVVNLATNVAAISFFVPTGNILWLFALPMAAANIIGSVVGTRLALKGGTPFIRKLFVGLVVVLIARMAWDTFRSA; encoded by the coding sequence GTGCTGGAACTGATTCCTCCTGAGTTGTGGTGGCTGGTGGTGATCGCCTTCATTGCCGGCCTGGTCGATGCGGCCGTGGGCGGCGGCGGACTGGTGCAGCTGCCGGGCCTGTTCACGGTACTGCCGCAGCAGACCCCCGCGATGCTGTTTGGCACCAACAAGTTCAGCTCGATGTTCGGCACCGGCGCAGCGGCATGGCGCTATGCGCGCAACGTGCGCTTCCCGTGGAAGCCGGTGCTGTTCGCCGCCGGTACGGCCTTCGTGTTCTCCTTCCTGGGCGCTACGGCGGTCAGCCTGTTGCCCAAGGACGCAGTGCGGCCGCTGGTGCTGGTGCTGCTGGTGGCGATGCTGGCCTACACGCTGTGGAAGAAGGACTTCGGCGCGCTGCACCGGCCGCAGGACATCGGCCGCCGCGAGCTGGTGATCGCGCTGGCGATCGGTGCGGCGATCGGCTTCTACGATGGCTTCTTCGGGCCCGGCACCGGCAGCTTCCTGATCTTCCTGTTCGTGCGCTTCTTCGGGCTGGACTTCCTGCGCGCGTCGGCCGCGTCGAAGGTGGTGAACCTGGCGACGAACGTGGCGGCGATCTCGTTCTTCGTACCGACCGGCAACATCCTGTGGCTGTTCGCGCTGCCGATGGCGGCGGCCAACATCATCGGTTCGGTGGTGGGCACGCGGTTGGCGCTGAAGGGCGGCACGCCGTTCATCCGCAAATTGTTCGTGGGCCTGGTGGTGGTGCTGATCGCGCGGATGGCGTGGGATACGTTCCGCAGTGCGTAA